A region of Acidithiobacillus ferridurans DNA encodes the following proteins:
- a CDS encoding type II TA system antitoxin MqsA family protein produces MAEIIIPIDTACPICGEGTLILHIEGDTMEYKGITRTIPSQYKVCTACGSEQADIDDLRVNKRAMQAFKKKVDELLTGQEVKTLRENSHKKPSDESLL; encoded by the coding sequence TTGGCTGAAATAATTATTCCTATAGATACTGCTTGCCCTATTTGCGGGGAAGGAACTCTTATTCTTCACATCGAGGGTGACACGATGGAATATAAGGGAATAACTCGAACTATACCGTCCCAATATAAGGTCTGTACCGCATGCGGCAGTGAGCAGGCGGACATTGATGACCTGCGAGTCAACAAAAGAGCCATGCAAGCATTCAAGAAAAAAGTGGATGAGTTATTGACGGGGCAAGAAGTAAAAACTCTTCGCGAAAATTCGCATAAAAAACCTAGTGATGAGTCCCTGCTCTAG
- a CDS encoding type II toxin-antitoxin system Phd/YefM family antitoxin, which translates to MITVTSVEAQNKFGQLLDTVQREPVVITRHGRATAFMVSPQDMQDLQDLQAARRKRSEAVAEFEAHFARTDAHLTPAARELTDEDVVRLVKESR; encoded by the coding sequence ATGATTACGGTGACTTCGGTTGAAGCCCAGAACAAGTTCGGACAGTTGCTGGATACCGTGCAGCGCGAGCCGGTGGTCATCACCCGGCACGGGCGTGCCACGGCGTTTATGGTGTCCCCGCAGGACATGCAGGACCTCCAGGACTTGCAGGCTGCTCGGCGCAAGCGCAGTGAAGCGGTTGCCGAATTCGAGGCACACTTCGCCAGAACCGATGCCCATCTTACACCGGCTGCGCGGGAGCTGACGGATGAGGATGTGGTGCGCCTGGTGAAAGAATCCCGTTGA
- a CDS encoding putative toxin-antitoxin system toxin component, PIN family, giving the protein MSRPQRIVIDTSTLVGAMLHPDSVPRRAFLTAVRIGELCVTEATLQEVQEVLQRPKFDRFIPLQDRLDFLTLVSGHVSMWEIHVSSEQAATGVCRDEKDTKFLSLALSCRADVLISSDGDLLVLHPWQGVPILTPSAFLEKVNS; this is encoded by the coding sequence TTGAGTCGGCCGCAACGGATTGTCATAGATACCAGCACCCTGGTGGGGGCGATGTTACATCCAGATTCCGTGCCGCGCCGCGCTTTCCTGACCGCAGTCCGGATAGGTGAGCTCTGTGTCACTGAAGCCACCTTGCAGGAAGTGCAGGAAGTGCTACAGAGGCCGAAATTCGACCGATTTATTCCGCTACAAGACCGGCTGGATTTTCTCACCTTGGTATCCGGCCACGTCAGCATGTGGGAGATTCACGTCTCCAGCGAGCAGGCTGCGACAGGCGTATGCCGGGATGAGAAAGATACGAAATTCCTCTCTCTGGCGTTGTCTTGCCGGGCGGACGTTCTCATTTCCAGCGATGGGGATTTGCTGGTCCTGCACCCTTGGCAAGGTGTGCCCATTCTGACGCCATCAGCATTTCTGGAAAAAGTGAACTCATGA
- a CDS encoding type I restriction endonuclease subunit R yields MLGLRHPIALAQFKPASGMNQELAARYQANRLRVVRQVHYSAHDTGRSLDLVLFLNGLPVATAELKTDYTQAVENAVYQYKRDRHPRPPERNTPEPLLSFPGGALVHFAVSNSEVRMTTKLAGMDTRFLPFNQGNQGGAGNPANPSGIATDYLWKSVWAPTSWLQILGRYLVPVRDKKKQLKGVVFPRYHQLDSTRKIVSAVLRDGAGDKYLIQHSAGSGKTHSIAWTAHMLAELHDETDRKIFDSVIVVSDRTVLDEQLQEALMAHQRTAGVVAVVKGEGASKSRELSEALAANKQIIACTLQTFPFTLQYIQELAATRGKRFAVVADEAHSSQTNETAARLKVILSGSIPLQGAATARDGAALEMDEVEDVSVEDMLAAEMEARAAGKETGITYVAFTATPKDKTLQLFGTRPYPERSPSDEDNKPEPFHVYSMRQAIEEEFILDVLKNYTPYQLAFQLAHETSGQQEGKKPPVVDAGTATAGIMGWVQLHSYNIAQHVQIVVEHFRKFVMPLLDGQAKAMVVTSSRLEAVRWHLAMRKYIASRGYALNTLVAFSGEVEDTESFDKPVSETSRDLNPGLKARSIRKAFSSENGHRGEYAILLVANKFQTGFDEPLLCGMYVHKRLDGIQAVQTLSRLNRAYPGKDTTYVVDFVNKGEDILKAFQPYYETAELAGVSNPDSIYDLRAKLDAQEFYTAEDVEAVVSAVLQGGKQARVDAVLRPVADALLQRFAKARVLWQQHQPDDGDSAPAQAAKAEMDALWLFKKDIGTYVRSYSFLSQIFDYGNTDIEKRAIFFKLLQRLLTFGRDIEEVDLSELALTHHTLKELATEKLYLIGGEKLTPSEAGAAWCGTSTGRASTPSFSASTRFLWDTSAIMTSWCM; encoded by the coding sequence ATGCTGGGCTTGCGGCATCCCATTGCGCTGGCCCAGTTCAAACCCGCCTCGGGCATGAACCAGGAACTTGCGGCCCGCTACCAGGCCAACCGGCTCAGGGTGGTGCGGCAAGTCCATTACTCGGCGCACGACACGGGCCGCAGCCTGGACCTCGTACTGTTCCTGAACGGTCTGCCCGTCGCCACGGCGGAACTCAAGACGGATTACACCCAGGCGGTAGAGAACGCGGTCTATCAATACAAGCGGGACAGGCATCCCCGGCCGCCGGAGCGGAACACGCCCGAGCCCCTGCTGAGCTTTCCCGGTGGCGCGCTGGTACATTTTGCCGTCAGCAACTCCGAAGTGCGGATGACCACGAAGCTCGCGGGCATGGACACCCGTTTCCTGCCCTTCAACCAGGGGAATCAGGGCGGTGCCGGGAATCCCGCCAATCCGAGCGGCATCGCCACCGACTATCTCTGGAAATCCGTCTGGGCACCGACGTCCTGGCTGCAGATTCTGGGCCGCTATCTGGTACCAGTGCGGGACAAGAAGAAGCAACTGAAAGGCGTCGTTTTTCCCCGCTACCACCAACTGGATTCCACGCGGAAAATCGTTTCCGCCGTACTCCGGGACGGGGCGGGCGACAAATACCTCATCCAACACTCGGCGGGCTCCGGCAAAACCCACAGCATTGCCTGGACCGCGCACATGCTGGCGGAATTGCATGACGAGACGGACCGCAAGATATTCGACAGCGTGATTGTCGTCTCGGACCGGACGGTACTCGATGAACAGCTCCAGGAAGCCCTCATGGCCCATCAGCGGACGGCGGGCGTCGTGGCCGTCGTCAAAGGGGAGGGGGCTTCCAAAAGCCGGGAACTCTCCGAAGCCCTGGCCGCCAACAAGCAGATTATTGCCTGTACCCTGCAAACCTTCCCATTCACGCTGCAATACATCCAGGAACTCGCCGCCACGCGGGGGAAGCGTTTCGCCGTAGTGGCCGATGAGGCCCATTCCTCCCAGACGAACGAAACCGCGGCACGTCTCAAAGTTATACTCTCCGGAAGCATTCCCTTGCAGGGCGCCGCCACCGCCAGAGACGGGGCCGCACTCGAGATGGACGAGGTGGAGGACGTCTCCGTCGAAGACATGCTCGCCGCCGAGATGGAAGCCCGGGCCGCCGGTAAGGAAACCGGGATTACCTATGTGGCGTTCACCGCCACCCCCAAGGACAAGACCCTGCAACTGTTCGGCACCCGGCCATACCCGGAACGGTCGCCCAGTGACGAAGACAACAAGCCGGAACCTTTTCATGTGTATTCCATGCGCCAGGCCATCGAAGAGGAATTTATCCTCGACGTGCTGAAAAACTACACGCCTTACCAGTTGGCCTTCCAGTTGGCCCACGAGACCAGTGGTCAGCAGGAGGGCAAAAAACCCCCCGTCGTGGATGCCGGTACCGCCACGGCGGGCATCATGGGCTGGGTGCAGCTGCACAGCTATAACATCGCCCAGCACGTCCAGATTGTGGTGGAGCACTTTCGCAAATTCGTGATGCCGCTCTTAGATGGACAAGCCAAGGCCATGGTGGTGACCAGCTCCCGCCTGGAAGCGGTACGCTGGCATCTGGCCATGCGCAAGTACATCGCCTCCCGTGGCTACGCCCTCAATACCCTTGTCGCCTTCTCCGGGGAGGTGGAAGATACGGAATCCTTCGACAAGCCGGTATCGGAAACCAGCCGGGACCTGAACCCCGGCCTGAAAGCACGCAGCATCCGCAAGGCGTTCAGTTCCGAAAATGGTCATCGCGGCGAGTACGCCATTCTCCTCGTCGCCAACAAGTTCCAGACGGGCTTTGATGAACCCCTGCTCTGCGGGATGTACGTCCACAAACGCCTGGATGGCATTCAGGCGGTGCAGACCCTCTCCCGCCTGAACCGGGCTTATCCCGGCAAGGACACCACCTATGTCGTGGATTTTGTGAACAAGGGAGAGGACATCCTCAAGGCGTTCCAGCCCTACTATGAAACGGCGGAACTGGCCGGCGTCAGCAATCCGGACAGCATTTATGATTTGCGCGCCAAACTCGACGCCCAGGAGTTTTATACCGCAGAGGACGTGGAGGCCGTGGTAAGCGCGGTGCTCCAGGGTGGCAAGCAGGCCCGCGTGGATGCGGTGTTGCGCCCCGTGGCGGATGCCCTCCTGCAGCGCTTTGCCAAGGCTCGCGTCCTCTGGCAGCAGCATCAGCCCGATGACGGGGACAGCGCTCCGGCACAGGCCGCCAAAGCCGAAATGGACGCCCTGTGGCTATTCAAGAAGGACATCGGCACCTATGTCCGCAGTTACAGCTTTCTCTCGCAGATTTTCGACTACGGCAACACCGACATCGAAAAACGGGCGATTTTCTTCAAGCTCCTGCAGCGCTTGCTGACCTTTGGTCGGGATATCGAGGAGGTGGACCTCTCCGAACTGGCCCTGACTCACCACACCCTGAAGGAGCTGGCGACGGAGAAGCTCTACCTCATCGGCGGAGAAAAGCTGACCCCTTCGGAGGCCGGGGCGGCATGGTGCGGGACAAGCACCGGGAGAGCCTCGACGCCATCATTCAGCGCGTCAACGAGATTTTTGTGGGACACATCAGCGATAATGACAAGCTGGTGTATGTGA
- a CDS encoding HEPN domain-containing protein gives MTYTWPRKRPESEDEFECEMEYVDAHLNESGFIPAQRPHIFPLRFGEAFGDVTHIYPDDALADEPGFSGNQLVARGHRWYRDVYGNRLNHPYELGFAPVELGNSIWRFSVPQTYGGKCEYMLDRNLENCGVDSDGNPIKKGDMIYSIEIPPKINCLACIDGLTQGMANRLSDAQLNAFLEWCRITIIGLSWFVDLFWRVSYNDEQLFYTAFGDYQSSCANLLQGRYSQSRWDSTQAVEKLIKGLLNVVSGKFEKTHKLSTPAEKLSQYMENTIEESLLTSVYWPTNGRYGEKKTTRAESLKANHGVLEIACQLAADGKIQEQLQNARDVAILPNTSAPQK, from the coding sequence ATGACTTACACCTGGCCACGAAAGCGACCGGAAAGCGAAGATGAATTCGAATGTGAGATGGAATACGTGGACGCACATCTCAATGAATCGGGTTTCATACCCGCTCAAAGGCCGCATATTTTTCCTCTACGATTCGGCGAAGCCTTCGGAGACGTGACGCATATATACCCTGACGATGCTCTTGCCGATGAACCAGGATTCAGTGGCAATCAGCTCGTGGCCAGAGGGCATCGCTGGTATCGGGACGTCTATGGAAACCGGCTCAATCACCCATATGAGTTGGGTTTTGCACCCGTGGAGCTGGGTAATAGTATTTGGCGCTTTTCTGTACCGCAAACCTACGGCGGCAAATGTGAGTACATGCTGGACAGGAATCTGGAGAACTGCGGAGTTGATAGTGACGGTAATCCAATTAAAAAGGGGGATATGATTTATTCAATAGAAATCCCGCCAAAGATAAACTGTCTTGCATGTATAGACGGGCTTACGCAAGGGATGGCGAACAGGCTGAGCGATGCGCAGCTGAATGCTTTCCTCGAATGGTGTCGCATTACCATAATCGGACTATCCTGGTTTGTAGATTTGTTCTGGCGAGTGAGTTATAATGACGAGCAATTGTTCTATACGGCTTTTGGCGATTATCAATCCTCTTGCGCTAACCTGCTTCAGGGGCGATACTCTCAATCTCGATGGGATTCCACCCAAGCTGTAGAAAAGCTGATTAAGGGCTTGCTGAATGTCGTCTCAGGGAAATTTGAAAAGACTCATAAATTATCAACCCCAGCGGAAAAGCTTTCCCAGTACATGGAAAATACCATCGAAGAATCTCTCCTAACCTCCGTTTATTGGCCGACAAATGGACGATATGGTGAAAAGAAAACCACTCGGGCAGAAAGCCTCAAAGCCAATCACGGGGTACTAGAAATTGCTTGTCAACTCGCGGCTGACGGCAAGATACAAGAGCAATTGCAAAACGCTCGCGACGTAGCAATACTACCCAATACCTCCGCTCCTCAAAAATGA
- a CDS encoding autotransporter domain-containing protein, which produces MDTIGVYGEVAATPSSASASVPSGSVSANGGNTNGGVGITMTGVNQELWYTHLSADYAFGSPINGGGITGTLAGGSGTGSAHVSGHSMAFNARIGKLFAIGEDAAVGPYLAYQYADFKLGLDGITARYQNNAVQLHTLCPECEHHDQRYSWHRGDGLPLLTVSIFQHTSVLRGAFLLPIGSWLLQLNRSALASAAVALVERFFSRCPRTDRSASASLRSCTNVHRYHPRLKAGLRVSRLTRWRPPVGYFRELASSPHPAGKASSGPLAPTL; this is translated from the coding sequence TTGGATACGATTGGGGTCTATGGCGAAGTCGCCGCCACTCCATCCAGCGCGAGCGCAAGCGTCCCGTCTGGCAGTGTGTCTGCGAATGGCGGCAACACGAACGGCGGCGTCGGCATTACCATGACCGGCGTCAATCAGGAATTGTGGTACACCCATTTGAGCGCGGATTACGCATTTGGTTCGCCGATCAATGGGGGTGGTATTACGGGGACATTAGCTGGTGGTAGTGGTACCGGCTCCGCCCACGTGTCTGGTCACTCGATGGCTTTTAATGCGCGCATCGGTAAGCTGTTTGCCATTGGTGAAGACGCAGCGGTTGGCCCATATCTGGCCTATCAGTATGCCGATTTTAAGCTGGGTCTGGATGGCATCACGGCCCGGTACCAGAACAATGCGGTACAGCTACACACCCTATGCCCTGAATGCGAGCACCACGATCAACGATATTCGTGGCATCGTGGGGATGGCTTACCACTTCTGACTGTCAGCATCTTTCAGCACACAAGCGTCCTTCGGGGCGCTTTTTTATTGCCCATAGGCAGTTGGTTGCTGCAACTGAACAGAAGTGCCCTCGCCAGCGCTGCCGTTGCCCTCGTCGAGCGGTTTTTTTCACGATGCCCCCGCACTGACAGATCTGCGAGCGCTTCCCTTCGTAGCTGCACCAACGTGCATCGATACCACCCCCGCCTGAAAGCGGGGCTCAGGGTTTCCCGGTTAACGAGATGGCGGCCCCCGGTGGGGTACTTCCGGGAATTGGCATCATCCCCCCATCCAGCAGGCAAGGCATCATCCGGCCCTCTCGCGCCAACGCTGTAA
- the tnpA gene encoding IS66 family insertion sequence element accessory protein TnpA, whose product MKKEEKVAYWRQQVEGFQASGQSVKNYCAQAGIAVATLHYWRKRFADSVQTPLLSAVPEGFLPVTLAAPVRTPVSPVEIHLLSGRSLKLAAPVDTSWLQTLVQILERPCG is encoded by the coding sequence ATGAAGAAAGAAGAGAAAGTCGCTTATTGGCGGCAGCAGGTAGAGGGATTTCAGGCGAGCGGACAGTCGGTCAAGAATTATTGTGCGCAGGCGGGGATCGCCGTAGCCACGCTGCATTACTGGCGCAAACGCTTTGCCGATTCTGTACAAACGCCGTTGCTGTCCGCCGTGCCCGAAGGGTTTTTGCCGGTAACTCTGGCCGCGCCGGTCAGGACGCCTGTTTCACCGGTGGAAATTCACCTGTTATCCGGTCGTAGCCTGAAGCTTGCGGCGCCGGTAGATACCAGCTGGCTCCAGACCTTGGTGCAGATTCTGGAAAGACCATGTGGCTAA
- the tnpB gene encoding IS66 family insertion sequence element accessory protein TnpB (TnpB, as the term is used for proteins encoded by IS66 family insertion elements, is considered an accessory protein, since TnpC, encoded by a neighboring gene, is a DDE family transposase.) has protein sequence MWLNSSSRIWLAAAPVDMRLGFDGLAAKVQGVLAADPFCGHAFVFRNRRGDRLKLLLWDGLGFWLVYRRLDQGRLHWPRADAGAIELSAAQWAMLVEGRPWTPLPSLEKCTPTLL, from the coding sequence ATGTGGCTAAATTCGAGCAGCCGGATCTGGCTCGCGGCAGCGCCCGTAGATATGCGGTTAGGCTTTGATGGCCTGGCGGCCAAGGTACAGGGGGTATTGGCTGCCGATCCTTTTTGCGGTCATGCTTTTGTCTTTCGCAACCGCCGAGGGGATCGTCTGAAATTGTTACTGTGGGATGGACTGGGCTTCTGGCTGGTGTATCGCCGTCTGGATCAGGGACGACTCCATTGGCCCCGCGCCGATGCCGGTGCCATAGAACTCTCCGCTGCGCAGTGGGCGATGCTGGTAGAGGGGCGCCCGTGGACGCCGTTACCGAGCCTGGAAAAATGCACACCAACACTGCTGTAA
- the tnpC gene encoding IS66 family transposase: MISAPQTPLPTSPDALRDLVLSLLQQQEEQEAERTRIIAQQQAAIALRDETIARLESTIAKLQRWRFGRRSEKLSPDQISLWEEALDTEIAAMESLLETVLEDSAAVTAGRAEGAAADAQTVAVPARPVRRHPGRMAIPAHLPRVEVRHDPKTCTCAQCGGPLETVGEEISEKLDYIPGRFQVIRHIRPKLVCRPCGTLESPALPAQVIDKGLPTARLVAHVMTAKHVDHLPLYRQETQYQRAGVPISRATLCSWLGQGEYWISLLAEACKRALLEGKILHADETPLPVLNPGSGKTDKAYLWVYRSQADAPHPVVVFDYAPDRKGIHAQHFLGDWKGILQTDDYGGYDALYRKEQIIEAGCWAHVRRHFYDVEQRGPSPVAQKALAWIVKLYAIEAEIKESLPDQKVAARQQRAGPLLEAFHAWLTETQMQVAPKSGIAKAIGYALNRWKALTLYLEEGQLSIDNNPVERALRGVAIGRKNFLFVGNDAGGERAASFYSIIETCKLNGIEPFAYLCDVLEKLPTWPNKKLHELLPWNWKKSALA; encoded by the coding sequence ATGATTTCAGCGCCGCAAACGCCTCTTCCCACCAGCCCGGACGCCCTGCGCGATCTGGTGCTGAGCCTGCTGCAACAGCAGGAGGAACAGGAAGCGGAACGCACCCGGATCATCGCCCAACAGCAAGCGGCCATTGCCCTGCGCGATGAAACCATCGCCCGCCTGGAAAGCACCATCGCCAAACTGCAGCGCTGGCGATTCGGACGCCGTTCGGAAAAGCTCTCTCCCGACCAGATCAGTCTTTGGGAAGAAGCGCTGGATACCGAAATCGCGGCGATGGAAAGCCTCCTCGAAACCGTTCTGGAAGACAGTGCGGCCGTGACCGCTGGCCGTGCAGAGGGAGCAGCCGCCGACGCGCAGACCGTAGCGGTCCCCGCCCGTCCCGTACGCCGGCACCCCGGCCGCATGGCGATCCCCGCCCATCTGCCCCGGGTAGAAGTACGTCACGATCCCAAGACTTGCACTTGCGCGCAATGTGGGGGTCCACTCGAAACGGTCGGGGAAGAGATCAGCGAAAAACTGGATTATATCCCCGGACGCTTCCAGGTGATTCGCCATATCCGCCCCAAACTGGTCTGCCGCCCCTGCGGTACCCTCGAAAGTCCGGCATTACCGGCACAGGTGATTGACAAGGGCTTGCCCACGGCGCGCCTGGTGGCCCATGTGATGACGGCGAAACACGTGGATCACCTGCCTTTGTACCGGCAGGAAACCCAGTACCAGCGAGCGGGCGTACCGATCTCTCGCGCCACCCTCTGCAGCTGGCTGGGTCAGGGCGAATACTGGATCAGCCTGCTCGCCGAAGCCTGCAAAAGGGCCTTGCTGGAAGGAAAGATTCTGCACGCCGACGAGACGCCCTTGCCCGTCCTCAACCCCGGCAGCGGCAAGACGGACAAAGCCTATCTCTGGGTGTATCGCAGCCAGGCGGATGCCCCGCATCCCGTCGTGGTCTTTGATTATGCCCCGGACCGTAAGGGGATCCACGCGCAACACTTCCTGGGCGACTGGAAAGGCATTCTCCAGACCGATGACTATGGGGGGTATGATGCCCTCTACCGCAAGGAACAGATCATCGAAGCGGGATGCTGGGCGCATGTCCGCCGCCACTTCTATGACGTGGAACAGCGGGGTCCCAGTCCGGTAGCCCAGAAGGCCCTGGCCTGGATCGTCAAACTCTACGCCATCGAAGCGGAGATCAAGGAATCTCTACCAGATCAGAAAGTCGCCGCCCGGCAGCAGCGTGCCGGTCCCCTGCTGGAAGCCTTCCATGCCTGGCTCACGGAAACCCAGATGCAGGTGGCGCCGAAAAGTGGCATCGCTAAAGCCATCGGCTATGCCCTCAACCGTTGGAAAGCACTGACGCTCTACCTCGAAGAAGGACAACTCAGCATCGATAATAATCCGGTGGAGCGAGCGCTGCGGGGCGTGGCCATTGGTCGCAAGAATTTTTTATTTGTTGGAAATGATGCCGGTGGCGAGCGTGCCGCGTCCTTCTACAGCATCATCGAAACGTGCAAACTCAACGGCATCGAGCCCTTCGCGTACCTCTGTGACGTGCTCGAAAAGCTCCCGACCTGGCCCAACAAAAAACTCCACGAACTCTTGCCGTGGAACTGGAAAAAATCTGCATTAGCCTGA
- a CDS encoding VOC family protein, translating to MHSKNNPIVWFEIYVQDMERAKSFYEAVLAIKLCEMPAPTAEMTMEMWSFPMDREAGMNTYGAGGMLVKMEGKSSGVGGTLVYFGCEDCAVEAARAVAHGGILIKEKTSIGEHGFIALVQDTEGNMIGFHSMVCKPSE from the coding sequence ATGCATAGTAAAAATAATCCTATTGTTTGGTTTGAAATTTACGTTCAAGACATGGAGCGTGCCAAAAGCTTCTACGAAGCAGTTCTCGCAATCAAGCTGTGTGAAATGCCCGCTCCGACAGCGGAAATGACTATGGAAATGTGGTCTTTCCCCATGGACAGAGAAGCCGGGATGAACACCTACGGTGCTGGCGGCATGCTAGTAAAAATGGAAGGCAAATCCTCTGGGGTTGGTGGCACCCTAGTATATTTTGGTTGCGAAGACTGTGCTGTTGAAGCGGCACGTGCCGTTGCGCATGGCGGTATTTTGATCAAAGAAAAAACATCTATCGGTGAACATGGTTTCATCGCTCTTGTTCAGGATACGGAAGGCAATATGATTGGCTTTCATTCAATGGTATGTAAACCTAGCGAATAA
- a CDS encoding CopZ family metallochaperone, whose amino-acid sequence MSDIRLKITGMTCGHCVRAVTKALEGVPGVEKADVTLEPGEAVVHGLADTATLIAVVREEGYEAEECKKSQSGS is encoded by the coding sequence ATGAGCGATATCAGGCTGAAGATCACCGGCATGACCTGCGGACACTGCGTGCGGGCCGTGACCAAGGCGCTGGAAGGCGTACCTGGTGTAGAAAAAGCGGACGTTACGTTGGAGCCGGGAGAAGCCGTGGTGCATGGCCTAGCGGATACCGCCACGCTGATCGCCGTGGTCAGGGAGGAGGGCTATGAGGCGGAAGAGTGCAAAAAGTCACAGAGCGGATCGTAG
- a CDS encoding superinfection immunity protein gives MLHWITDSRAGFVALLMVAFIVAIGVYVLPALMAWSMDSPHRIPITLLDLLLGWTVLGWVAALIWAVMSGNGDNFDDDRPPRRQEPWM, from the coding sequence ATGTTGCACTGGATCACCGACAGCCGCGCCGGTTTTGTGGCGTTACTGATGGTCGCCTTCATCGTGGCGATAGGCGTGTATGTGTTACCTGCTCTGATGGCCTGGAGCATGGATAGCCCGCACCGGATACCCATCACCCTGCTGGATCTATTGCTCGGCTGGACCGTCCTCGGCTGGGTTGCCGCGCTGATCTGGGCAGTCATGAGTGGCAATGGCGATAATTTTGACGACGACCGTCCACCCCGCCGCCAGGAGCCCTGGATGTGA
- a CDS encoding AAA family ATPase, whose amino-acid sequence MPDLKTSPLVIFTVGTAASGKSTWARSVQSRYTGLRIAIIERDGIRVSLHEGKIEGVFSWSAWNPALEGKVQQLWERQVRSAIGTHDVLVLADTHLDVDDLAKKAQWLRDQGVTEMSVHYFPALPLMELIRRDRGRGHPVGGEVLREHIKKLEPEDRYWEAVEGL is encoded by the coding sequence ATGCCTGATTTGAAAACATCTCCATTGGTCATTTTCACCGTGGGCACCGCGGCCTCTGGTAAAAGCACCTGGGCTCGATCGGTGCAGTCCCGTTATACGGGGTTGCGTATCGCTATTATCGAAAGAGACGGGATTCGGGTTTCCCTGCACGAGGGGAAGATCGAGGGGGTGTTTTCCTGGTCGGCGTGGAACCCTGCCCTGGAAGGTAAGGTCCAGCAGCTTTGGGAACGGCAGGTGCGGAGTGCCATCGGTACGCACGATGTCCTTGTCCTTGCCGACACCCATCTGGATGTCGACGATCTGGCAAAAAAAGCACAATGGTTGCGGGATCAGGGGGTCACGGAGATGTCTGTGCATTACTTCCCGGCCTTGCCGCTGATGGAGCTCATCCGCCGCGATCGGGGAAGGGGCCACCCGGTAGGTGGCGAAGTGCTCAGGGAGCACATCAAAAAGCTGGAGCCGGAGGACCGCTACTGGGAGGCTGTGGAGGGCCTTTAA
- a CDS encoding DUF2147 domain-containing protein: MQDTVQQARAKGQPQILADFVPRRPGEWAKGRIYDPNSKTYYHGTLTTLDSRKLKVYGYVGFSWLGGNTIWTKVPSESR, translated from the coding sequence ATGCAGGACACTGTGCAGCAGGCCCGCGCCAAGGGGCAGCCGCAAATTCTGGCGGACTTCGTGCCCAGACGTCCGGGGGAATGGGCAAAGGGCCGCATTTACGACCCCAACAGCAAAACCTACTATCATGGCACACTGACGACTCTGGATTCCCGCAAACTCAAGGTGTACGGTTATGTCGGCTTTTCGTGGCTCGGCGGCAATACCATCTGGACCAAGGTTCCATCTGAATCGCGGTAG
- the lexA gene encoding transcriptional repressor LexA — protein MDELTPRQSEILGWIRTRMAEDSLPPTRAELMRAFGFRSPNAAESHLRVLARKGYILLQNGTARGIRLCASEEETGLPLIGRVAAGQPMLAEEFREGQLPVDPKLFSPGADYLLRVQGMSMRDAGILDGDILAVRHDASLTPQDGQMVVARVNGEVTVKRWKRDGKQVWLLPENPDFSPISVDLQRDSLTIEGVVVGLLRIGGNL, from the coding sequence ATGGATGAACTTACCCCCCGGCAGTCCGAAATTCTCGGCTGGATTCGTACCCGTATGGCGGAAGACAGTCTGCCGCCTACCCGTGCGGAGTTGATGCGGGCCTTTGGCTTCCGTTCACCCAATGCTGCCGAAAGTCACCTGCGGGTACTGGCGCGCAAGGGCTATATCCTGCTGCAGAATGGTACGGCCAGGGGCATCCGCCTCTGTGCAAGCGAAGAAGAAACCGGTTTGCCGCTGATCGGGCGCGTGGCCGCCGGGCAACCCATGCTGGCCGAAGAGTTCCGGGAAGGGCAGTTGCCCGTCGACCCAAAGCTCTTTTCGCCAGGCGCCGATTACCTGTTGCGCGTGCAGGGCATGAGTATGCGTGATGCCGGCATTCTCGATGGCGATATTCTCGCCGTCCGTCACGATGCCTCGCTCACTCCCCAGGATGGTCAAATGGTAGTGGCCCGGGTCAACGGTGAGGTGACGGTCAAACGCTGGAAGCGGGATGGCAAGCAGGTCTGGCTGCTGCCGGAAAACCCGGATTTCTCCCCTATTTCTGTGGATTTGCAACGCGACAGTCTGACAATCGAAGGCGTGGTGGTCGGACTGCTGCGTATCGGAGGCAACTTATGA